Proteins encoded in a region of the Flavobacteriaceae bacterium HL-DH10 genome:
- a CDS encoding FG-GAP-like repeat-containing protein — MKHTFIFKYAPSAIIYIFILCISSLKAQNFTRIESVAGLSILEENNGVSIADYNRDGYLDVFVVALGKDEDGIAKSHSRLFKNNNDGTFIDVTEASGLRIDLFPVNEQEGVFKNLEGVKYGAFWGDYDNDGFPDLFLTNIYKIYLFHNEGNGTFQDITTQAGFQKNSTCLNTGATWFDYNKDGFLDLYISDWNGCDSNKLYENNGDGTFSNVTNLFGTLENKQSFMSVPFDFNSDGWLDLYVVNDNATKKNDLFINQNGTSFIEQASTYGLDHAGDDMGIAIGDYNNDGFFDIHVTAINISPLFLNKGNNTFNNAAPELGVELTGWAWDTVFSDFDLDGDEDLFIVNGFDFGGNSTENNIYFENFHANGEPKFIDSSSKTNLEALTISMGAGIFDFDNDGDLDILVTNADRPSYLYENKTTDLALPDKDLHWFKVSLQGTTSNRDAIGTTLSITTDQKTLHRYYSGKGFLSQNLKPVHFGLGTATEIQELKITWPSGLVETFNNLPLDKTILAKEGANYEVSTTQPSIKVYGCTDPDSCNYNPNATISSGECSYLESKSIYGNVNAIQLSTEFYSYPLSNGSSVTWKVDGGNILEGSGSSIIKVKWDNTTIGTVTIIESNDNCSSQNVELKVNLRSENDSFTIIPRKSVARLWNEALLDAIRRDYARPTVHARNLFHTSVAMYDAWAIYDSQAKPYLIGNTVHGYLNKFDGFETSENLSDARDKTISYAAYRLLQYRFRDSPKHDEVFKIFDDLMTELGYSLNELSADYSNGNAAALGNYIAETVIDYGHTDGSNEINKYSNQYYNPINSPLLLNNPDQINEPLINPNRWQPLSFDTFIDQSGNLIEGSTPDFLGPEWGNVKPFNFNEAEKTIYSRSGNQYIVYDDPGSPPQLDVSKSTPSSDAYKWNFSLVSIWSSHHNPYDNVMWDISPKSIGNINFELIPREQENYKYFYQEEDGGDISSGHAINPYTNAPYEEQIVPRGDYTRVLAEFWADGPDSETPPGHWFTILNYVSDHELFDKKFNGKGDKLNNLEWDIKSYFILGGAMHDSAIASWSIKGWYDYIRPISAIRFMAERGQSTDSSKDNYNVAGIPLKDGYIETVEEGDPLAGNANENVGEIKVLAWKGHDYISDSNTDEAGVGWILAKNWWPYQRPSFVTPPFAGYVSGHSTYSRAAAEVMTLITGSEYFPGGMGEFIAEKDNFLAFEKGPSVDVTLQWATYRDASDQCSLSRIWGGIHPPADDIPGRIIGEKIGQNSFYFGKDYFQENIKTTNKEQLIYPNPVNASLNELHITNTESSDAFNLFDINGRHIKLIDIQYSENLKATILKFPNTITTGVYILKINNNSKKLAFTN, encoded by the coding sequence ATGAAACATACTTTTATTTTTAAATATGCACCTTCTGCAATAATTTATATTTTCATACTTTGTATCTCCTCTCTAAAAGCACAAAATTTTACTCGAATAGAATCTGTTGCAGGGCTAAGTATATTAGAAGAAAACAATGGTGTTTCCATAGCAGATTATAACCGTGATGGTTATCTTGATGTTTTTGTGGTTGCTTTAGGAAAAGATGAAGATGGCATTGCTAAAAGTCATAGCCGCTTATTTAAAAATAATAACGACGGTACTTTTATTGATGTAACAGAAGCCTCTGGTTTACGTATCGATTTGTTTCCTGTAAATGAGCAAGAAGGCGTGTTTAAAAATTTAGAAGGCGTTAAATATGGCGCTTTTTGGGGTGATTATGATAATGATGGATTCCCAGATTTATTTCTAACAAATATTTATAAAATATATCTTTTTCACAATGAAGGTAATGGAACTTTCCAAGATATCACCACTCAAGCAGGCTTTCAAAAAAATAGTACCTGTTTAAATACCGGAGCAACTTGGTTTGATTATAATAAAGATGGATTCTTAGATTTATATATATCAGATTGGAATGGATGCGACAGCAATAAACTTTATGAAAACAATGGAGATGGCACTTTTTCTAATGTTACAAATTTATTTGGAACTTTAGAAAACAAACAATCTTTTATGAGTGTTCCTTTCGATTTTAATAGTGATGGTTGGCTAGATTTATATGTAGTAAATGACAATGCTACAAAAAAAAATGATTTGTTTATAAATCAAAATGGAACAAGTTTTATTGAACAGGCAAGTACTTATGGATTAGACCATGCTGGAGATGATATGGGAATTGCCATTGGTGACTACAACAATGACGGTTTTTTTGACATACATGTAACAGCCATAAACATAAGTCCTCTTTTCTTGAATAAAGGAAATAACACATTTAATAACGCAGCTCCTGAATTAGGTGTCGAATTAACTGGATGGGCATGGGATACCGTGTTTTCAGATTTTGACTTAGATGGCGATGAAGATTTATTTATAGTTAATGGATTTGATTTTGGAGGAAATAGCACTGAAAATAATATTTATTTTGAAAATTTTCATGCAAATGGAGAACCTAAATTTATTGATAGTTCAAGCAAAACTAATTTAGAAGCCTTAACAATTAGTATGGGTGCCGGCATTTTTGATTTTGACAACGATGGTGATTTAGATATATTAGTAACAAATGCAGATAGACCTTCCTATTTATACGAAAACAAAACAACCGATTTAGCGTTACCCGATAAAGATTTGCATTGGTTTAAAGTTTCCTTACAAGGTACCACATCCAACAGAGACGCTATAGGAACAACGCTTTCAATAACTACTGATCAAAAAACCTTACACCGCTATTATTCAGGAAAAGGGTTTTTGTCACAAAATTTAAAACCAGTTCATTTTGGACTGGGAACAGCTACCGAAATTCAAGAATTAAAAATTACATGGCCTTCAGGACTGGTTGAAACTTTTAATAACCTCCCTTTAGATAAAACAATTCTAGCCAAAGAAGGGGCTAATTATGAGGTTTCCACCACACAACCTAGTATTAAGGTTTATGGCTGTACTGATCCAGATTCATGCAATTACAATCCAAATGCAACCATTAGTTCAGGAGAGTGCTCTTATCTGGAGTCAAAATCTATTTATGGAAACGTAAATGCTATCCAATTGAGTACTGAATTTTATAGCTATCCTCTATCAAATGGTTCTTCAGTCACTTGGAAAGTTGATGGAGGTAACATTTTAGAAGGAAGTGGTAGCAGCATTATAAAAGTTAAATGGGATAATACAACTATAGGTACCGTTACTATAATAGAAAGTAATGATAATTGCTCAAGCCAAAATGTAGAATTAAAGGTTAACCTAAGATCTGAAAATGACTCATTTACCATAATTCCCAGAAAATCCGTGGCTCGATTATGGAATGAAGCCTTATTAGATGCTATTCGAAGAGATTATGCACGCCCTACTGTTCACGCTAGGAATCTATTTCATACTAGCGTAGCCATGTATGATGCATGGGCCATATATGATTCCCAAGCAAAACCATACCTTATTGGAAATACAGTACATGGGTATTTAAATAAATTTGATGGTTTTGAAACATCTGAAAACTTGAGTGACGCACGAGATAAAACGATAAGTTATGCGGCCTATAGACTATTACAATATCGTTTTAGAGATTCACCAAAACATGATGAAGTATTCAAAATTTTTGATGATTTGATGACTGAATTAGGCTATAGCCTAAACGAACTATCAGCTGACTATTCTAATGGAAATGCGGCAGCATTAGGAAATTATATAGCCGAAACAGTTATCGATTATGGACATACAGATGGTTCAAATGAAATAAATAAATATAGCAATCAGTATTATAACCCTATAAACTCGCCTCTTCTATTAAATAATCCCGATCAAATTAATGAACCTTTAATAAACCCGAATAGATGGCAACCATTAAGCTTTGATACTTTTATAGATCAAAGTGGTAATTTAATTGAAGGCTCTACACCTGATTTTTTAGGTCCCGAATGGGGCAATGTAAAACCTTTTAATTTTAATGAAGCTGAAAAAACAATTTATTCACGATCAGGAAATCAATATATTGTTTATGATGATCCTGGAAGTCCTCCGCAACTGGATGTATCAAAATCAACACCCTCAAGTGATGCTTATAAATGGAACTTTTCATTAGTTTCAATTTGGAGCTCACATCATAACCCTTATGATAATGTTATGTGGGACATCTCACCTAAATCTATTGGGAATATTAATTTTGAATTGATCCCTAGAGAACAGGAAAATTACAAATATTTTTATCAGGAAGAAGATGGTGGGGATATAAGTTCTGGACATGCTATTAACCCGTACACCAATGCTCCATATGAGGAGCAAATAGTACCAAGGGGTGATTATACTAGAGTTTTAGCTGAGTTTTGGGCAGACGGACCAGATTCAGAAACACCTCCTGGTCATTGGTTCACAATACTTAATTATGTTAGTGACCATGAGTTGTTTGATAAAAAATTCAATGGAAAAGGAGATAAACTTAATAATCTTGAATGGGATATAAAATCCTATTTTATTTTGGGAGGAGCTATGCACGATTCTGCAATAGCTTCATGGAGTATTAAAGGATGGTATGATTATATAAGACCCATTTCTGCCATACGCTTTATGGCAGAAAGAGGTCAAAGCACAGATTCTTCTAAAGACAATTATAATGTTGCGGGCATTCCATTAAAAGATGGATATATTGAAACTGTGGAAGAGGGCGACCCTTTAGCAGGTAATGCAAATGAAAACGTTGGAGAGATTAAAGTTTTAGCATGGAAAGGTCATGATTATATTAGTGATTCTAATACCGATGAAGCTGGAGTAGGTTGGATTTTAGCAAAAAATTGGTGGCCATATCAAAGACCATCTTTTGTCACACCTCCTTTTGCAGGGTACGTTTCTGGACATTCAACGTATTCAAGAGCTGCAGCAGAGGTTATGACACTAATTACAGGAAGTGAATACTTCCCTGGTGGGATGGGAGAGTTTATTGCTGAAAAAGATAATTTTTTAGCCTTTGAAAAGGGACCTTCGGTGGATGTTACATTACAATGGGCCACGTATCGTGATGCTTCTGATCAATGTAGTTTATCAAGAATATGGGGAGGCATACACCCCCCTGCAGATGATATTCCCGGAAGAATAATTGGAGAAAAGATTGGCCAAAATTCATTCTATTTTGGAAAGGATTATTTTCAAGAGAATATTAAAACAACCAATAAAGAGCAATTAATATATCCTAATCCAGTAAATGCCTCACTAAATGAATTACATATAACAAATACTGAGAGCTCCGATGCATTTAACCTTTTCGATATTAATGGAAGACATATCAAATTAATAGATATTCAATATTCTGAAAACCTTAAAGCGACCATATTAAAATTTCCAAATACAATTACAACAGGGGTTTATATCCTCAAAATAAATAATAATTCAAAAAAATTAGCATTTACAAATTAG